A window of Ignavibacterium sp. contains these coding sequences:
- a CDS encoding T9SS type A sorting domain-containing protein, whose product MKTTIIIFLISVFFMPNTIISQINSGKLIKLEYDKDFIYHTISELNNAIIEDDIDKINKILDDNYHMEENHFQNPFDLLDIQPINIIKESSNARVICIIKFRNNNLIDKFILDTIYLEKNRNQWKITELGTLEGKVKNLYNNKFIPKSKIKSINVIEPIISYNTGILEAHYLSPEIMEINGNITQNYTTKLLFGLYSKIDIALYATESNNTTNYAIFNLDDKWKRVLFSKLGSDEIKCYSCAQNEVKFFDPVAIDVNEFGEVFILDRYTKQIHKFIYNINANSLMYQGLLDIPVQLLRYPEDLDYSSNETADYPQDDFILVTDRLRKSILKFSREGILIKEYTTYIYNGTVYNIDWPTRISSNWSTQFIDKGSNYIISCEILPSTIVCYNISKLPYIYNPTDIALDASYNILVTDESGLVHKFSFYGEYICSYKIADFPFHSTQRIGNTLLTNPNFGILTHFVNDLWTQSKGSKRILPGADAIELEITDNGSYYRAKCKFTDKCYYKFEIIKMADGSVLYTKNSSTNIGGEINQILIPTNQFSAGTYIFRVSFLPFYNSSYGNYSVDWKIKELLFTPLIAPVISNFTQSPNPICKGTTGYVYVNLSQGNGNLTYNWFSYNAPSGVTVNFSPNSNRCTITYSSADAVALGAEGPTWDFGCTVSNSVGESTMRYTPILSDCNGCPTLSFEQNGMLFDENPLLITSLRNPGKDVIDYYLINTPITPVNNKIKLTVHEPQTEHSWFDQISLIEATANQGENIVVNEQGQVINYSSTIPLRIMLNGQTDITSALGNMDSVTVQLNVGDVITITRFTEGVEADGDVVLGGVEPPPPQKRLSALRMNLRKEITNEQGEQITEVIPITEFFLRPNKSIISKRITNLPSGVIELQVNKPLELDYFAFVINLQTVKTKTLSLSSAVHSVNGEIKGKLISLDGNYGELSPTERIDLTFNTTTTTGNRAYILKTAGRYVTDSLYLKGINKPMTTESSKEIPTEYKLFDNYPNPFNPTTVIRWQSPVGSHTTLKVYDILGNEAATLVDEYREAGRYKVEFDASKLASGVYIYKLTAGSFTSSKKMMVIK is encoded by the coding sequence ATGAAAACAACAATTATAATATTTTTAATTTCTGTGTTTTTTATGCCAAACACAATCATTTCTCAAATAAATAGCGGCAAGCTAATTAAGTTGGAGTATGATAAAGATTTTATTTACCACACAATAAGTGAACTAAATAATGCAATCATTGAAGATGATATTGATAAGATAAATAAAATTTTAGATGATAATTACCATATGGAAGAAAATCATTTTCAAAATCCTTTTGATTTGTTAGATATCCAACCTATTAATATTATAAAAGAATCTTCTAATGCAAGAGTTATCTGTATTATAAAATTCAGAAATAATAATTTAATTGATAAATTTATTTTAGATACAATTTATTTAGAAAAAAATAGGAATCAATGGAAAATAACCGAACTTGGTACTCTAGAAGGAAAAGTTAAAAACCTATATAATAATAAGTTTATTCCAAAAAGCAAGATAAAGTCAATAAATGTAATAGAACCTATAATAAGTTATAATACCGGAATTTTAGAAGCTCATTATCTTTCCCCTGAAATTATGGAAATAAATGGAAATATTACTCAAAATTATACTACAAAACTATTGTTCGGATTATATTCTAAAATAGATATTGCGCTTTATGCTACTGAATCTAACAATACTACAAATTATGCTATTTTTAATTTGGATGATAAATGGAAAAGAGTACTTTTCTCTAAGTTAGGTAGTGATGAAATAAAATGTTATAGCTGTGCCCAAAATGAAGTTAAATTTTTTGACCCAGTTGCAATTGATGTTAATGAATTTGGGGAGGTTTTTATTTTGGATAGATATACCAAACAAATTCATAAATTTATATATAATATAAATGCTAATTCTTTAATGTATCAAGGGCTTTTAGATATTCCGGTTCAATTATTAAGATATCCTGAAGATTTAGATTATTCGAGTAATGAAACAGCAGACTATCCACAAGATGATTTTATTTTGGTTACAGATAGACTAAGAAAATCAATTCTAAAATTTTCACGAGAAGGAATATTAATTAAGGAATACACTACTTATATTTATAATGGTACGGTATACAATATTGATTGGCCAACTAGGATCTCCTCAAATTGGTCAACTCAATTTATTGATAAAGGATCTAATTATATAATCTCTTGTGAAATTCTCCCATCCACAATCGTATGTTACAACATCTCCAAATTACCATACATTTATAATCCAACAGATATTGCGCTGGACGCAAGCTATAACATTCTAGTAACAGATGAAAGTGGTTTAGTACACAAATTTAGTTTTTATGGTGAATATATTTGCTCTTATAAAATTGCAGACTTCCCGTTTCATTCAACCCAAAGAATAGGTAATACATTATTAACAAACCCAAATTTTGGAATACTAACACATTTTGTAAATGATCTTTGGACACAAAGTAAAGGTTCAAAAAGAATATTGCCTGGTGCAGATGCCATCGAGTTAGAAATTACTGATAATGGAAGTTATTATAGGGCAAAGTGTAAATTCACTGATAAATGTTATTATAAATTTGAAATAATTAAAATGGCGGATGGTTCTGTATTATACACTAAAAACTCAAGTACTAATATTGGTGGTGAAATTAATCAAATTTTAATTCCAACAAATCAATTTTCAGCAGGCACATACATTTTTAGAGTCTCTTTTTTGCCTTTTTATAATTCTTCTTACGGAAATTATTCGGTCGATTGGAAAATTAAAGAACTTCTATTTACCCCATTGATAGCCCCGGTGATCTCCAACTTCACACAATCGCCCAATCCAATATGTAAAGGTACAACAGGATATGTTTATGTTAATCTTTCTCAAGGTAATGGTAATTTAACTTATAACTGGTTTTCATATAATGCTCCTTCGGGTGTAACAGTCAACTTTAGTCCAAATTCAAACAGATGTACAATTACTTACAGCAGCGCAGATGCAGTTGCTCTTGGAGCTGAAGGACCTACCTGGGATTTTGGTTGTACGGTAAGCAATTCAGTAGGTGAAAGCACTATGCGTTATACTCCTATACTCAGTGATTGTAATGGTTGTCCAACTCTTTCATTTGAACAGAATGGAATGCTCTTCGATGAAAATCCTCTTCTTATTACATCACTAAGAAACCCTGGTAAAGATGTAATAGACTATTATCTTATCAATACTCCGATAACACCCGTAAATAATAAGATAAAACTTACAGTTCACGAGCCACAGACAGAGCATAGCTGGTTTGATCAGATATCTCTGATTGAAGCAACAGCAAACCAGGGAGAGAATATAGTTGTAAATGAACAAGGACAGGTAATAAACTACAGTTCAACAATACCACTGAGGATAATGCTCAATGGTCAAACAGATATAACTTCCGCACTTGGGAATATGGACTCGGTAACAGTTCAGCTAAATGTTGGAGATGTTATAACAATCACCCGGTTTACAGAAGGAGTTGAAGCAGATGGTGATGTAGTGCTTGGAGGAGTAGAGCCACCACCACCTCAGAAAAGGTTAAGTGCATTGCGGATGAATCTTAGAAAAGAAATAACGAATGAACAGGGAGAGCAAATAACAGAGGTAATTCCGATAACAGAATTCTTCCTGCGACCAAATAAAAGTATAATAAGCAAGAGAATAACTAATCTGCCATCAGGAGTAATAGAGTTGCAAGTTAATAAACCGCTTGAGCTGGATTACTTTGCATTTGTGATAAATCTACAGACAGTAAAAACCAAAACTCTTTCGTTAAGCAGTGCAGTGCACTCAGTAAACGGAGAAATAAAAGGAAAACTAATAAGTTTAGACGGTAATTACGGGGAGCTAAGTCCAACAGAGCGAATAGATCTGACATTCAATACAACTACAACAACAGGAAACAGAGCATATATCCTAAAGACAGCAGGAAGATATGTGACAGATAGTTTGTACTTGAAAGGAATAAATAAACCAATGACCACCGAGAGTTCTAAAGAAATACCAACGGAATATAAACTATTTGATAACTACCCGAACCCTTTCAATCCTACAACAGTAATCCGTTGGCAGTCACCAGTAGGCAGTCATACAACATTAAAAGTTTACGATATATTAGGCAACGAAGCAGCAACCTTAGTTGATGAGTACAGAGAAGCGGGAAGATATAAAGTTGAGTTTGATGCAAGCAAACTTGCAAGTGGAGTTTATATTTATAAGTTAACTGCCGGTTCGTTTACATCAAGTAAGAAGATGATGGTGATAAAATAA